One genomic segment of Buchnera aphidicola (Chaitoregma tattakana) includes these proteins:
- a CDS encoding TatD family hydrolase — MILIDSHCHLDKINFKKINKTIEDVMEESEKKHVKYFLNVSTSIKNFDKMKLFLKNRKNIFYSCGIHPFYYEKNIRSNQIIKRLKDTKVIAVGETGLDYSHKNIISKQKQEKLFIQQIKISKKVEKPLIIHTRNSIQDVIKILKNFKIDESKVIIHSFNETNIEIVKKIIELNFYFSISGIVTFKNAKNLRKIIEYLPLNRILIETDSPYLSPEPNRGKVNTPSNLYYIIKCIAKIKKIDLLEISKIMIKNFQKLFNLKIKI; from the coding sequence ATGATATTAATAGATTCTCACTGTCATTTAGACAAAATAAATTTTAAAAAAATTAACAAAACTATAGAAGATGTCATGGAAGAGTCTGAAAAAAAACATGTAAAATATTTTTTAAATGTCTCTACATCAATAAAAAATTTTGATAAAATGAAACTATTTTTAAAAAATAGAAAAAATATTTTTTATTCATGCGGTATACACCCATTTTATTATGAAAAAAATATACGATCAAATCAAATAATTAAAAGATTAAAAGATACAAAAGTAATAGCAGTAGGTGAAACGGGTTTAGATTACTCTCATAAAAATATAATAAGCAAACAAAAACAAGAGAAATTGTTTATACAACAAATAAAAATAAGTAAAAAAGTAGAAAAGCCTTTAATCATACACACTAGAAATTCTATTCAAGATGTTATAAAAATATTAAAGAATTTTAAAATAGATGAAAGTAAAGTAATTATACATTCTTTTAACGAAACTAATATAGAAATTGTAAAAAAAATAATTGAACTAAACTTTTATTTTTCAATATCCGGAATAGTTACATTCAAAAATGCTAAAAATCTAAGAAAAATTATAGAATATCTGCCATTAAATAGAATTCTTATAGAAACTGATTCCCCGTATCTCTCTCCAGAACCAAATAGAGGAAAAGTAAATACACCCTCTAATTTATATTATATAATTAAGTGTATTGCTAAAATAAAAAAAATAGATTTACTAGAAATTTCAAAAATAATGATAAAAAATTTTCAAAAATTATTTAATTTAAAAATAAAAATTTAA
- a CDS encoding valine--tRNA ligase, giving the protein MKKKYDHKTIEKVLYNFWEKNKYFEYKKKVFRNNFCIVMPPPNVTGDLHMGHAFQHTIMDILIRYNKMNGKNVLWQPGVDHAGIATQIVVKNYLNSKSGLKTLKYSKKHFIKEIWKWKEKRFNNICNQIKRLGSSVNWSRNCFTLDDNMSESVRFAFISLFKKNMIYRKKTLVNWDFSCKSVVSDIELERKVYKGFMWNIKYYLIDKNKSNNSYIVVSTTRPETIPGDVAIAVHPNDKRYKKLMGKSVLVPIVNRIIPIIFDKNIKPEKGTGCVKITPAHDFNDYKIAILNKLPLINILTKSGKICKNLTIYHNNKIYKKKCPKFLHNLDRKNARKKILSFLKENDMLKKVLNVNINIFLGDRTGSIIEPRITNQWYLKVKKISKKSLELVKNGTIQFIPDKYKNIFFSWMNNLDDWCISRQLLWGHRIPVWYDNHKNIYVGMSESKVREEYNLPKSFFLKKESDVLDTWFSSSIWSFSSLGWPKKKSVLKMFHPTDVLVSGFDIIFFWISRMIMLTSILLKGNKKFPIQIPFKKVYITGLIRDEIGNKMSKSKGNVIDPIDIIDGISLPRLLRKRTNNMFKNSMIEYISIITKKSFPKGISAYGTDALRFTLASLASPTRNINWDMKRLKGYKSFCNKIWNISIFIFTNISINDIRENLFLTNMNIVDIWIISKYNIMIKKYRNCIDNFRFDEASNILYKFIWNDFCCWYLEFLKIIFKSFSKKLVFCAKNNLIKMFELILITAHPIIPFITESIWQNIKCFTKNKCNSILLKKFPIYRKKLIDIKVLKYISFIKKVLVSIRAIRNRTKINFSKKISIAVKFNNINLKKIFVLNLNFFIKMVNLKNIIFIKSLQSYKNFFIEFLDEIDIVILSIKKKINCTSIKNFIKKIRQLNNKINISKNMLFNKNFIKKAPNYIVNFEKCKIKKLEKERILFVKKIKNI; this is encoded by the coding sequence ATGAAAAAAAAATATGATCATAAGACAATAGAAAAAGTACTATATAATTTTTGGGAAAAAAACAAATATTTTGAATATAAAAAAAAAGTTTTTAGAAATAATTTTTGTATAGTAATGCCTCCTCCTAATGTTACAGGGGATTTACATATGGGGCATGCGTTTCAACATACTATTATGGACATTTTGATAAGATACAATAAAATGAATGGTAAAAATGTACTATGGCAGCCAGGAGTAGATCATGCTGGTATAGCTACACAGATAGTAGTAAAAAATTATTTGAATTCTAAATCTGGTTTAAAAACGTTAAAATATTCTAAAAAACATTTTATTAAGGAAATATGGAAATGGAAAGAAAAAAGATTTAATAATATTTGCAATCAAATTAAAAGGTTAGGAAGTTCAGTAAATTGGAGCAGAAACTGTTTTACATTGGATGACAATATGTCTGAGTCTGTTAGATTTGCATTTATATCATTATTTAAAAAAAATATGATATATAGAAAAAAAACTTTAGTTAACTGGGATTTTAGTTGTAAGAGTGTTGTTTCAGATATAGAGTTAGAAAGGAAAGTTTACAAAGGTTTTATGTGGAATATAAAATATTATTTAATAGACAAAAATAAGTCTAATAATAGTTATATAGTAGTATCTACCACAAGACCAGAAACTATACCAGGAGATGTGGCAATTGCAGTGCATCCAAATGATAAAAGATATAAAAAATTAATGGGTAAAAGTGTTTTAGTTCCAATTGTTAATAGAATTATTCCAATAATTTTTGATAAAAATATTAAACCAGAAAAAGGTACTGGTTGCGTCAAAATTACTCCAGCACATGATTTTAATGATTATAAAATTGCAATTCTGAATAAATTACCTTTAATAAATATTTTGACAAAGTCTGGTAAAATTTGCAAAAATCTTACAATATATCATAATAATAAAATTTATAAAAAAAAATGTCCTAAATTTTTGCACAATTTGGATAGAAAAAATGCTAGAAAAAAAATTTTAAGCTTTTTAAAAGAAAACGACATGTTAAAAAAAGTTTTAAATGTTAATATAAACATTTTTTTAGGTGATAGAACTGGATCTATAATAGAACCTAGAATAACTAATCAATGGTATTTAAAAGTAAAGAAAATTTCTAAAAAATCATTGGAACTAGTTAAAAATGGAACAATACAATTTATTCCAGATAAATATAAAAATATTTTTTTTTCTTGGATGAATAATTTAGATGATTGGTGTATATCAAGACAATTATTATGGGGACATAGAATTCCTGTGTGGTATGACAATCACAAAAATATATATGTTGGAATGAGTGAAAGTAAAGTCAGAGAAGAATATAATCTTCCTAAAAGTTTCTTTTTAAAAAAAGAATCTGATGTGTTAGATACTTGGTTTTCTTCATCTATTTGGTCCTTTTCATCATTAGGATGGCCTAAAAAAAAAAGTGTTCTAAAAATGTTTCATCCTACTGATGTACTAGTTAGTGGATTTGATATTATATTTTTCTGGATATCTAGAATGATAATGCTTACTTCAATTTTATTAAAAGGAAACAAAAAATTTCCAATACAAATACCTTTTAAAAAAGTTTATATTACTGGTTTGATACGTGATGAGATTGGTAATAAAATGTCTAAGTCAAAAGGAAACGTTATAGATCCAATTGATATAATTGATGGAATTTCTTTACCAAGGCTGCTGAGAAAAAGAACAAATAATATGTTTAAAAATTCTATGATAGAGTACATTAGTATTATTACTAAAAAAAGTTTTCCTAAAGGTATTAGCGCTTATGGAACTGATGCTTTACGATTTACATTAGCTTCTTTAGCTTCTCCAACTAGAAATATAAATTGGGATATGAAAAGGTTAAAGGGATATAAGAGTTTTTGTAATAAAATATGGAATATTAGTATTTTTATTTTTACTAACATATCTATAAATGATATAAGAGAAAATCTTTTTTTGACTAACATGAACATAGTAGATATATGGATAATATCTAAATACAATATTATGATAAAAAAATATAGAAATTGTATAGATAATTTTAGATTTGATGAAGCTTCTAATATTTTGTATAAGTTTATTTGGAATGATTTTTGTTGTTGGTATTTAGAATTTTTAAAAATAATATTTAAATCTTTTTCTAAGAAATTAGTTTTTTGTGCTAAAAATAATTTAATAAAAATGTTTGAATTAATTTTAATAACTGCTCATCCAATTATACCATTTATTACTGAATCAATATGGCAAAATATTAAATGTTTTACTAAAAATAAATGTAATAGTATTTTATTAAAAAAATTTCCTATTTATAGAAAGAAGTTGATAGATATAAAAGTGTTAAAATATATTTCTTTTATAAAAAAGGTTTTAGTAAGTATAAGAGCAATAAGAAATAGAACAAAAATAAATTTTTCTAAAAAAATTTCTATAGCAGTTAAGTTTAATAATATAAATTTAAAAAAAATATTTGTTTTAAATTTGAATTTTTTTATTAAAATGGTTAACTTAAAAAATATAATTTTTATTAAAAGTTTACAAAGTTACAAGAATTTTTTTATTGAATTTCTTGATGAGATAGATATAGTAATTCTTTCTATAAAGAAAAAAATTAATTGCACTAGTATAAAAAATTTTATAAAAAAAATTAGACAATTAAATAATAAAATAAACATATCAAAAAATATGCTTTTTAATAAAAATTTTATAAAAAAAGCGCCAAATTATATTGTAAATTTTGAAAAATGTAAAATAAAAAAATTAGAAAAAGAAAGAATTTTATTTGTTAAAAAAATTAAAAATATATAA
- the argF gene encoding ornithine carbamoyltransferase, translating to MQNFLYQRSLLSLKDLNKFEIETVLNTAKKLKKLKKEKKEKKFLKNKKIISIFESNSTRTRCAFETSAFDQGLHITNLDINNTHMNEKESIEDTVKVFNIMYDGIQYRGPKHEIILDIQKYAKIPVWNGLTNKFHPIQILSDLMTIKENIKKNNHFNDITLAYIGDCKNNIANTILEASYIIGININMISHEKFLPNIEKIKFLSNISNKENGKILCTENVYKGLNNVDFIYTDTWLSMHENYKNLGIKIKLLEKYQLNEKLLTKTNSYSAKILHCMPSIHDNNTIISKKIFKKYKIKNGLEITNDVFNSKNSLVFNQVENKVHIIKALMLLNLKKNINL from the coding sequence ATGCAAAATTTTCTGTATCAAAGAAGCTTGTTATCTTTAAAAGATCTAAATAAATTTGAAATAGAAACAGTATTAAACACAGCAAAAAAATTAAAAAAATTAAAAAAAGAAAAAAAAGAAAAAAAATTTTTAAAAAACAAAAAAATAATTTCTATATTCGAATCGAATTCTACTAGAACTAGGTGTGCCTTTGAAACATCAGCATTTGATCAAGGTTTACATATTACGAATTTAGATATAAATAATACTCATATGAATGAAAAAGAATCTATAGAAGATACTGTAAAAGTTTTTAATATTATGTATGATGGTATACAATATAGAGGGCCTAAACATGAAATAATATTAGACATACAAAAATATGCAAAGATTCCTGTTTGGAATGGTCTAACTAATAAATTTCATCCAATTCAAATATTATCAGATTTGATGACTATTAAAGAAAACATAAAAAAAAACAACCACTTTAATGACATAACTCTAGCATATATTGGAGATTGTAAAAATAATATCGCTAATACAATTTTAGAGGCCTCTTATATTATTGGAATAAATATAAACATGATTTCTCATGAGAAGTTTTTACCAAATATAGAAAAAATAAAATTTTTATCTAACATATCAAATAAAGAAAACGGAAAAATATTATGTACAGAAAATGTGTATAAAGGACTAAATAATGTAGACTTCATATACACTGATACTTGGTTATCCATGCATGAAAACTATAAAAATTTAGGTATAAAAATAAAATTATTAGAAAAATATCAATTAAATGAAAAATTACTTACAAAAACAAACTCTTATTCAGCAAAAATATTACATTGCATGCCATCTATACATGATAATAATACTATAATATCTAAAAAAATTTTTAAAAAATACAAAATAAAAAATGGATTGGAAATTACAAATGATGTATTTAATTCAAAAAACAGTTTAGTGTTTAATCAAGTAGAAAATAAAGTACATATTATAAAAGCATTAATGCTGCTAAATTTAAAAAAAAATATAAATTTGTAA
- the fabG gene encoding 3-oxoacyl-ACP reductase FabG, translated as MVTGASSDIGKDISKKLYKKGIVVVGTTTTEKGLKYMSKYITNSNQRILTNTIKYEQIKKNISKIYEQFGSIDILINNIGHRQDDIILNMSEKNWTDIIKINLTYTFLITKSVIKYMMQKRYGRIVSIGSIIGNIGNIGQANYSASKYGIIGFNKTLALETAKYGITANVISPGFIKTNMTKFLTSKIKNMYIKKIPINRFGTVQDITNAVVFLISSKSSYITGQSIHVNGGMYMY; from the coding sequence ATAGTTACAGGAGCATCTTCAGACATAGGTAAAGATATATCTAAAAAATTATATAAAAAAGGAATAGTAGTAGTAGGTACTACTACAACAGAAAAAGGATTAAAATATATGTCAAAATATATAACAAATTCTAATCAAAGAATACTTACAAATACTATAAAATACGAACAAATTAAAAAAAATATTTCAAAAATATATGAACAATTTGGTTCTATAGATATTTTAATAAATAATATAGGTCATAGACAAGACGATATAATATTGAATATGTCAGAAAAAAATTGGACAGATATAATTAAAATTAATTTAACATATACGTTTTTAATAACAAAAAGTGTAATAAAATATATGATGCAAAAAAGATATGGAAGAATAGTAAGTATAGGCTCTATAATAGGTAATATAGGAAACATAGGGCAGGCTAATTATTCTGCTTCTAAATATGGCATCATAGGATTTAATAAAACTTTAGCATTAGAAACAGCTAAATATGGAATAACAGCTAATGTAATTTCTCCCGGTTTTATAAAAACGAACATGACAAAATTTTTAACTTCTAAAATAAAAAATATGTATATAAAAAAAATACCAATAAATAGATTTGGAACAGTACAAGATATTACAAACGCCGTTGTATTCTTAATTTCTAGTAAATCTTCTTATATAACAGGGCAATCTATACATGTAAATGGTGGTATGTACATGTATTGA
- a CDS encoding acyl carrier protein: MKNIKYKIKKILSKQFRIKIKNITKNFSLKKDVQIDSLEKIELIMRIEEKFNIKIKDNEIEQLETVNNIKKYILIKKNEKK, encoded by the coding sequence GTGAAAAATATAAAATATAAAATAAAAAAAATACTATCTAAACAATTTAGAATAAAAATAAAAAATATTACAAAAAATTTTTCTTTAAAAAAAGATGTCCAAATAGATTCTTTAGAAAAAATAGAGTTAATAATGAGAATAGAAGAAAAATTTAATATAAAAATAAAAGACAATGAGATTGAACAATTAGAAACAGTAAACAACATAAAAAAGTATATATTAATAAAAAAAAATGAAAAAAAATAA
- a CDS encoding histidine triad nucleotide-binding protein, whose product MNYENIFIKIIKREIPSEIIYQDKQVTAFKDINPQSPIHILIIPNKKIRSTNKINKKNKNIIGNMIYIAVKIAKKFHFHKDGYRIVINCNKNGGQTIPHLHMHLLAGKILGKFN is encoded by the coding sequence ATGAACTATGAAAATATTTTCATAAAAATAATAAAAAGAGAAATACCCTCAGAAATAATATATCAAGATAAACAAGTAACTGCATTTAAAGATATTAATCCACAATCTCCTATACATATATTAATAATTCCTAATAAAAAAATACGATCTACAAATAAAATAAATAAAAAAAATAAAAATATTATAGGAAATATGATTTATATAGCAGTAAAGATAGCAAAAAAATTTCACTTTCACAAAGATGGATACAGAATAGTAATAAACTGTAACAAAAATGGTGGACAAACAATACCACACTTACATATGCATTTACTGGCAGGAAAAATATTAGGAAAATTTAATTAA
- the asnS gene encoding asparagine--tRNA ligase, with protein MKNFSIKDIYSNKVKINEKIKVYGWVRSKRDSKKGISFIDIFDGTCLLTLQAVAKSNLENYEKEIIKLTSGCSLVVTGNIIFSRRQEQKYELLIIKLKVLGLINNPDKYPISLKKHTFEYLRKFAHLRVRTKFFCAISKIRNVLFSTINNFLYKKNFTWVPTPIITGLNTEGSGAMFSVFSSNNDKAKKLSNFKNIFKNKNFLTVSGQLTLESYALALSKVYNFGPTFRSEDSNTKRHLSEFWMLEVEVAFFNLKKIVHLSKIFLKYITEHTLEKCIFEIEFLEKYFSKNIIKNLKNLINLDYVEIEYKDLIKLLNVLGKSISFGEDISLEQEKYVVNKHFCKPLIVKNFPKNLKAFYMRDNPDNVTVASMDIFLPNIGEVLGGSQREERLKILDNKLKKFNLGKDKYWWYRDLRKYGTVIHSGFGIGFERLLCYFTGIDNIRDASPFPKTLRKFYY; from the coding sequence ATGAAAAATTTTTCTATAAAAGACATATATTCTAATAAAGTTAAAATAAATGAAAAAATAAAAGTTTATGGGTGGGTAAGAAGTAAAAGAGATTCTAAAAAAGGAATATCTTTTATAGATATATTTGATGGTACATGCTTACTTACTTTACAGGCAGTTGCTAAATCTAATTTAGAAAATTATGAAAAAGAAATTATAAAGTTAACAAGTGGTTGTTCTTTAGTTGTAACAGGCAATATAATTTTTTCTAGAAGACAAGAACAAAAGTATGAGTTATTAATAATTAAATTAAAAGTTTTAGGGTTGATTAACAATCCTGATAAATATCCTATTTCTTTAAAAAAACATACATTTGAATACTTAAGAAAATTTGCTCATTTAAGAGTACGAACAAAATTTTTTTGTGCTATTTCTAAAATTCGTAATGTTTTATTTAGTACTATAAATAATTTTTTGTATAAAAAAAATTTTACTTGGGTTCCTACTCCTATTATTACAGGATTAAATACTGAGGGCTCAGGAGCTATGTTTAGCGTGTTTTCAAGTAACAATGATAAAGCTAAAAAGTTATCTAATTTTAAAAATATATTTAAAAATAAGAACTTTTTAACAGTTTCAGGTCAGTTAACTTTGGAATCTTACGCATTAGCTTTATCTAAAGTATATAATTTTGGGCCAACGTTTAGATCTGAAGATTCTAATACTAAAAGACATTTATCTGAATTTTGGATGTTAGAAGTTGAAGTTGCTTTTTTCAATTTAAAAAAAATAGTACATTTATCTAAAATTTTTTTAAAATATATAACTGAACATACATTGGAAAAATGTATTTTTGAAATAGAATTTTTAGAAAAATATTTTAGTAAAAATATAATTAAAAATTTAAAAAATTTAATAAATTTGGATTATGTAGAAATAGAATATAAAGATTTAATTAAATTATTAAACGTATTAGGAAAATCAATTTCATTTGGAGAAGATATATCTTTAGAACAAGAAAAATATGTTGTAAATAAACATTTTTGTAAGCCTTTAATAGTAAAAAACTTTCCCAAAAATCTTAAAGCTTTTTATATGAGAGACAACCCAGATAATGTTACTGTTGCTTCTATGGATATATTTTTGCCAAACATTGGTGAAGTTTTAGGGGGTTCTCAAAGAGAAGAGAGGTTAAAAATATTAGACAATAAGTTAAAAAAATTTAATTTAGGAAAAGATAAGTATTGGTGGTATAGAGATTTAAGAAAATATGGTACTGTTATTCATTCAGGTTTTGGAATTGGTTTTGAAAGATTATTATGCTATTTTACTGGCATAGACAATATTAGAGATGCATCTCCATTTCCTAAAACTCTGAGAAAATTTTATTATTAA
- the ptsG gene encoding PTS glucose transporter subunit IIBC: MFKNIFSNLQKIGKSLMLPVSVLPIAGILLGIGSAQFSIIPKLMSNVMIESGSSIFENMPLIFAIGISLGFTKNDGVAALASVISYEIMSKTFYVMIPIFSHFNFFSIQSSNLIDTGILGGILSGSMSAYLFNMFYKINLPEYLGFFTGKRFIPIISGLFSIILGIFLALIWPPIGKMIQNFSIWAAYQNPILAFFIYGSVERSLIPLGLHHIWNVPFQMQVGEYINSSGQIFHGDIARYMAGDQTAGKLSGGFLFKMYGLPGAALAIWYCAKSENKKKIGGLIISAILTSFITGITEPIEFSFMVVAPILYVIHSILAGLAFPICILLNMRAGASFSHGFIDFMILSGNSNNIILFPIIGTLYGLLYFLIFCFTIRLFNLKTPGRELQKHKYYKERRIAKLLIKYLGGKNNISNLDACITRLRITVNNISEVDKNEIKKLGASAVIISGLGIQAIFGTKSDNLKNKMEKYLKK, translated from the coding sequence ATGTTTAAAAATATTTTTTCTAATTTACAAAAGATAGGAAAATCTTTAATGCTACCTGTTTCGGTGCTACCAATAGCCGGAATATTACTAGGAATAGGATCAGCACAATTTTCTATTATACCAAAATTAATGTCTAACGTAATGATAGAGTCAGGGAGCTCAATATTTGAAAACATGCCATTAATTTTTGCTATTGGAATATCATTAGGTTTTACAAAAAATGATGGTGTAGCAGCATTAGCTTCTGTTATTTCATATGAAATAATGTCAAAAACTTTCTATGTAATGATTCCTATCTTTTCACATTTTAATTTTTTTTCTATACAAAGTTCTAATTTAATTGATACAGGAATTTTAGGAGGAATTTTATCAGGATCTATGTCAGCATATTTATTTAATATGTTTTATAAAATAAATCTTCCTGAATATTTAGGATTTTTTACAGGAAAAAGATTTATACCAATAATATCAGGACTGTTTTCAATAATATTAGGTATTTTTTTAGCATTAATATGGCCACCAATAGGAAAAATGATACAAAATTTTTCCATATGGGCAGCATATCAAAATCCTATATTAGCTTTTTTTATATATGGATCTGTAGAAAGATCTCTAATTCCACTAGGACTACATCATATCTGGAATGTTCCGTTTCAAATGCAAGTAGGAGAATATATAAATAGCTCAGGGCAAATTTTTCATGGAGATATAGCTAGATATATGGCTGGAGACCAAACAGCAGGAAAATTATCTGGTGGTTTTTTGTTCAAAATGTATGGATTACCAGGAGCAGCATTAGCAATATGGTACTGTGCTAAATCAGAAAATAAAAAAAAAATAGGAGGTTTAATAATATCAGCTATATTAACATCTTTCATAACAGGTATCACAGAACCGATAGAATTTTCATTTATGGTTGTAGCACCTATATTGTATGTAATACATTCTATTTTAGCAGGATTAGCATTTCCAATATGCATATTATTAAACATGAGAGCAGGAGCCAGCTTTTCCCATGGGTTTATTGATTTTATGATATTAAGTGGTAATAGTAATAATATTATTTTATTTCCTATAATAGGTACATTATATGGACTATTATATTTTCTAATTTTTTGTTTCACAATACGATTATTTAATTTAAAAACCCCTGGAAGAGAATTACAGAAACATAAATATTACAAAGAAAGACGCATTGCAAAATTATTAATAAAATATTTAGGAGGAAAAAATAATATTTCTAATTTAGATGCATGTATAACCAGACTTAGAATTACAGTTAATAATATATCTGAAGTAGATAAAAACGAAATAAAAAAATTAGGAGCATCTGCTGTCATAATCTCTGGCTTGGGTATACAAGCAATATTTGGAACAAAATCAGACAATCTAAAAAATAAAATGGAGAAATATTTAAAAAAATAA
- a CDS encoding DNA polymerase III subunit delta' C-terminal domain-containing protein — protein MQNKLYPWLLKYYEKIITMLKNRRHHSILINSSKHIGINNLIFKIKTWFFCKNIVNKYSCNTCNTCVLIKKNKYSDIYNLNLYKKIGVQLLRETIEKILLTSKHGLEKIVFIKNSDLLTDLESNILLKIIEETPKNTIFILQTYKVKNLMLTLKSRMYIVRIFDPEKKTSVKWLLKTTNFSYKDCSNALQLSNNRPIYAKKILLNNLLKIRKNFYKILSISIEKNNLIILINTIEKNSICFFLNLIYTIFLDAIKYKNNIMKHIINNDQKKLIKKITKKIKNKEIYHIIKSWMQFENNVTNIKRINYELILLEQILKFEQILKNKIKNYLLPKT, from the coding sequence ATGCAAAATAAATTATATCCATGGCTATTAAAATATTATGAAAAAATAATTACAATGTTAAAAAATAGAAGACACCATTCTATTTTAATAAACTCAAGCAAACATATTGGAATAAACAATCTAATATTTAAAATAAAGACATGGTTTTTTTGCAAAAATATAGTAAACAAATATTCTTGTAATACATGCAATACATGTGTTTTAATAAAAAAAAATAAATATTCTGACATATATAATTTAAACTTATATAAAAAAATCGGGGTACAACTTCTAAGAGAAACAATTGAAAAAATACTTCTAACATCTAAACATGGTCTAGAAAAAATAGTATTTATAAAAAATTCTGACCTATTAACAGATTTAGAAAGTAATATATTGTTAAAAATTATAGAAGAAACTCCAAAAAATACTATTTTTATTTTACAAACATACAAAGTTAAAAATCTTATGTTGACATTAAAAAGTAGAATGTATATTGTTAGAATATTTGATCCAGAAAAAAAAACTAGTGTTAAATGGTTATTAAAAACTACTAATTTTAGTTATAAAGATTGTAGTAACGCATTACAATTAAGTAATAACAGACCTATATATGCTAAAAAAATACTATTAAACAACTTATTAAAGATTAGAAAAAACTTTTATAAAATCCTATCTATATCAATAGAAAAAAATAATCTAATAATTCTTATAAATACAATAGAAAAAAACTCAATATGTTTTTTTTTAAATTTAATTTATACAATATTTTTAGATGCAATAAAATATAAAAATAATATAATGAAACATATAATTAACAACGATCAAAAGAAGTTAATAAAAAAAATTACAAAAAAAATAAAAAATAAAGAAATATATCATATTATAAAATCATGGATGCAGTTTGAAAATAATGTTACTAATATAAAAAGAATAAATTATGAATTAATACTTTTAGAACAAATTTTGAAATTTGAACAAATTCTTAAAAACAAAATTAAAAATTATCTACTACCAAAAACATAA
- the tmk gene encoding dTMP kinase, producing MKKNKYNNSLYTKNNFIVLEGIEGSGKTEIIRYLKLILKNQGIKKIMSVRQPGGTPICEKLRSILKKDIINDQIHSKTEILLFYASRMQLLESKILPALNKDTWVISDRHNLSTLAYQTAFNKNNKNLIKKLTKILLKNIEPDLTIYLDTIPILGLNRINERNKIDRIEKKGLSFFKEVRKNYLKEIKKISKKIIINSSLEKKIVMKSLKKKIILWLQKYAK from the coding sequence ATGAAAAAAAATAAATATAATAATTCTTTATACACAAAAAATAACTTTATTGTTTTAGAAGGAATAGAAGGGTCTGGAAAAACAGAAATAATTAGATATTTAAAATTAATATTAAAAAATCAAGGCATAAAAAAAATTATGTCTGTAAGACAGCCAGGAGGAACACCTATATGTGAAAAATTGAGATCAATTCTAAAAAAAGATATAATAAATGATCAAATACATAGCAAAACAGAAATACTATTATTCTATGCATCTAGGATGCAGCTATTGGAAAGTAAAATACTTCCAGCGTTAAATAAAGACACTTGGGTCATCTCTGATAGACACAATTTATCTACATTAGCATATCAGACTGCATTTAATAAAAATAATAAAAATTTAATAAAAAAGTTAACAAAAATATTATTAAAAAACATAGAACCAGACTTAACTATATATTTAGATACTATTCCAATATTAGGATTAAATAGAATAAATGAGAGAAATAAAATAGATAGAATAGAAAAAAAAGGGTTATCTTTTTTTAAGGAAGTAAGAAAAAATTATTTAAAAGAAATAAAAAAAATATCTAAAAAAATAATTATAAATTCTTCATTAGAAAAAAAGATTGTAATGAAATCTTTAAAAAAGAAAATTATATTATGGTTACAAAAATATGCAAAATAA